Proteins from a genomic interval of Trifolium pratense cultivar HEN17-A07 linkage group LG6, ARS_RC_1.1, whole genome shotgun sequence:
- the LOC123888984 gene encoding uncharacterized protein LOC123888984: MDDRKLWGIRSDLYFDIHNVLGSKDELIEKGFIIDVNSKYIDPEVSRDEFVKRVDQFLNNFPGTKIDSFFVNFYFDCEQSNTIDQWISFAIAKGVERMDLLFLGKPYAKRTTQYKLYKFDFGLFSKTNASTLKHLCLENFLVCYPTNCDLTPFKHLRSLSLLNGKVDEIFIENLLSNCQLLEELSLVHCEFKSSVPKIISSSLCHLNVSNCYKVSSNNCFTSLKLMLVDCLKLTSLDCPENDLSNLNINSHALKRINFCIEEYFDASALCETFPELEIMHLGIFSMGTPFLKIVQPLKHLTQLDCMIYFSDITIEECGLMLILNILRVSPHLQKLSIMIAYPNLFKNHKDIRDVEVFSHDEVKIIELGGCVGNWYEIEFVMNVLKYAHNLEQIVLSPYWREDDSLDWKSNPTWFQSGREKISEKLQGEEIIGREKLVLL; the protein is encoded by the exons ATGGATGATCGCAAGCTTTGGGGTATAAGGAGCGATCTTTACTTTGATATCCACAATGTGCTTGGAAGCAAGGATGAACTAATAGAAAAGGGGTTTATCATTGATGTCAATAGTAAATATATTGATCCAGAAGTGAGCAGGGATGAATTTGTAAAACGAGTAGATCAATTTCTCAACAATTTTCCTGGAACAAAGATCGATTCTTTCTTCGTAAACTTCTATTTTGATTGTGAACAAAGCAACACTATTGATCAATGGATAAGTTTTGCAATTGCGAAGGGAGTAGAGAGAATGGATCTACTCTTTCTAGGGAAGCCTTATGCGAAGCGCACAACTCAATACAAACTTTATAAATTTGACTTTGGCTTATTTTCAAAGACTAATGCTTCAACTCTAAAGCATTTGTGTCTTGAGAATTTTCTTGTTTGCTATCCCACCAATTGTGACTTAACTCCGTTCAAACATTTAAGATCTCTTTCACTTTTAAATGGAAAAGTGGATGAAATATTCATAGAAAATTTGTTATCGAATTGTCAACTCCTTGAAGAGCTTTCATTAGTTCATTGTGAGTTCAAATCATCAGTACCAAAGATAATAAGTTCATCCTTATGTCATCTCAATGTTTCAAACTGTTATAAGGTATCCTCCAACAATTGCTTCACATCACTAAAGTTAATGTTAGTCGACTGCCTTAAACTCACTTCATTAGATTGTCCTGAAAACGATCTGTCTAACTTAAACATTAATAGTCATGCGCTGAAGAGAATCAACTTCTGCATTGAAGAATATTTTGATGCATCTGCTCTCTGCGAAACTTTTCCTGAACTTGAGATTATGCATTTGGGAATATTTTCTATG GGCACACCTTTCCTAAAAATAGTTCAACCACTCAAACATCTTACACAACTGGATTGCATGATTTACTTTTCTGACATCACAATTGAAGAATGTGGTCTTATGTTGATTTTGAACATCCTTCGAGTTTCTCCTCATTTGCAGAAACTTTCAATCATG ATTGCATATCCAAATCTCTTTAAAAATCATAAAGATATTAGGGATGTTGAAGTATTCTCTCACGATGAGGTAAAAATTATTGAACTTGGAGGTTGTGTTGGCAATTGGTATGAAATTGAGTTTGTTATGAATGTTCTAAAATATGCTCACAATCTTGAGCAAATAGTTTTGAGTCCCTATTGGAGAGAAGATGACTCGTTGGATTGGAAATCTAACCCTACGTGGTTTCAAAGTGGGCGTGAAAAAATTAGTGAAAAACTTCAAGGTGAAGAAATAATAGGACGAGAAAAACTTGTGCTCTTATAA